A genome region from Macaca nemestrina isolate mMacNem1 chromosome 20, mMacNem.hap1, whole genome shotgun sequence includes the following:
- the LOC105497094 gene encoding fMet-Leu-Phe receptor, producing the protein METNSSLPTNISGGPPAIAAGYLFLDIFTYLVFAVTFVLGVLGNGLVIWVAGFRMRHTVTTISYLNLAVADFCFTSTLPFLVVVKVMRGHWPFGWFLCKFIFSIVDINLFGSVFLIALIALDRCICVLHPVWTQNHRTVSLAKKVIIGPWVMALLLTLPVIIRVTTVPGKLGPGTVACTFDFSPWTNDPVEKLKVTIAMLTVRGIIRFIIGFSVPMSIVVVSYGLIATEIHKQGLIKSSRPLRVLSFVVAAFFLCWFPYQVVAFIATVRLHNILQGLSKELRIAVDVTSALAFFNSCLNPMLYVFMGQDFRERLIHSLPTSLERALTEDSAQTSDTATNSTLPSAEVQLQAK; encoded by the coding sequence ATGGAGACAAATTCCTCTCTCCCCACGAACATCTCTGGAGGGCCACCTGCTATAGCTGCTGGCTATCTCTTCCTGGATATCTTCACTTATCTGGTATTTGCAGTCACCTTTGTCCTCGGGGTCCTGGGCAACGGGCTTGTGATCTGGGTGGCTGGATTCCGGATGAGACACACAGTCACCACCATCAGTTACCTGAACCTGGCTGTGGCTGACTTCTGTTTCACCTCCACTTTGCCGTTCTTAGTGGTCGTGAAGGTCATGAGAGGACATTGGCCTTTCGGTTGGTTCCTGTGCAAATTCATCTTTAGCATAGTGGATATCAATTTGTTTGGAAGTGTCTTCCTGATCGCCCTCATTGCTCTGGACCGCTGTATTTGTGTCCTGCATCCAGTCTGGACCCAGAACCACCGCACCGTGAGCCTGGCCAAGAAGGTGATCATCGGGCCCTGGGTGATGGCTCTGCTCCTCACATTGCCAGTTATCATTCGTGTGACTACAGTACCTGGTAAACTCGGGCCAGGGACAGTAGCCTGCACTTTTGACTTTTCACCCTGGACCAATGACCCTGTGGAGAAGCTGAAGGTGACCATTGCCATGTTGACGGTGAGAGGCATCATCCGGTTCATCATTGGCTTCAGCGTGCCCATGTCCATCGTCGTTGTCAGTTATGGGCTTATTGCCACCGAGATCCACAAGCAAGGCTTAATTAAGTCCAGTCGTCCCTTGCGGGTCCTTTCCTTTGTCGTAGCTGCCTTTTTTCTCTGCTGGTTCCCATATCAGGTGGTGGCCTTCATAGCCACAGTCAGACTCCATAACATATTACAAGGCCTGTCCAAAGAACTTAGAATTGCAGTGGATGTGACAAGTGCCCTGGCCTTCTTCAACAGCTGCCTCAACCCGATGCTCTATGTCTTCATGGGCCAGGACTTCCGGGAGAGGCTGATCCACTCTCTGCCCACCAGTCTGGAGAGGGCCCTAACCGAGGACTCAGCCCAAACCAGTGACACAGCTACCAATTCTACTTTACCTTCTGCAGAGGTGCAGTTACAGGCGAAGTGA